One genomic region from Streptomyces venezuelae encodes:
- a CDS encoding SRPBCC family protein: MEHEVFVPVPAEALRATLTDPARVMRCVPGLQRDADAQADPLAGRLKIRVGSHTITYRGALRVVERDGAITYEGQGAEARGKGTAELSLTVVLTPVDEGTSLTFTGALTAAGRLAEATDEARATAGAKLLDKFAEALAALAEEPEQPEEGESAVRGEVPEDGDPAPDSDPDSAPGPDSDSDSDPDPDSDSDSDHDGVDDGVEEPARSTGVDSSVPPSSLDPLLDQDFGVTPVEFPSPQPPVEAAHARRTMIGRSAEEVDHAPPRGRYAPVPAPEATSATATLRWIAPAAALAIASAVVVGRALRRRR; encoded by the coding sequence ATGGAGCATGAGGTGTTCGTTCCGGTCCCGGCCGAGGCCCTGCGCGCGACGCTCACGGACCCGGCCCGGGTGATGCGCTGCGTGCCCGGCCTCCAGCGCGACGCCGACGCGCAGGCGGACCCCCTCGCGGGCCGGCTCAAGATCCGGGTCGGCAGCCACACCATCACCTACCGGGGCGCCCTGCGGGTCGTCGAGCGGGACGGCGCCATCACCTACGAGGGGCAGGGTGCCGAGGCCCGGGGCAAGGGCACGGCCGAACTCTCCCTGACCGTCGTCCTCACCCCTGTGGACGAGGGCACCAGCCTGACCTTCACCGGCGCGCTGACGGCGGCCGGCCGGCTCGCCGAGGCGACGGACGAGGCGCGGGCCACGGCCGGCGCCAAGCTGCTCGACAAGTTCGCGGAGGCGCTGGCCGCGCTGGCGGAAGAGCCGGAGCAGCCGGAGGAGGGCGAGAGTGCGGTCCGCGGGGAAGTGCCGGAGGACGGCGACCCGGCCCCGGACTCGGACCCCGACTCCGCCCCTGGCCCCGACTCCGACTCCGACTCCGATCCTGACCCCGACTCCGACTCCGACTCCGACCACGACGGTGTGGACGACGGGGTCGAGGAGCCCGCGCGCTCCACCGGCGTCGACTCTTCCGTCCCGCCCTCCTCGCTCGACCCCCTCCTCGACCAGGACTTCGGCGTCACCCCCGTCGAGTTCCCCTCCCCGCAGCCTCCCGTCGAGGCCGCCCACGCGCGGCGGACCATGATCGGGCGCAGTGCCGAGGAGGTCGACCACGCCCCGCCGCGCGGCCGTTACGCCCCCGTCCCCGCGCCCGAGGCCACCAGCGCGACCGCCACCCTGCGCTGGATCGCCCCCGCCGCCGCCCTCGCCATCGCCTCCGCGGTCGTCGTCGGGAGGGCCCTGCGCCGCCGTCGTTGA
- the pyrE gene encoding orotate phosphoribosyltransferase, with translation MTDVRADLLQQIKDKAVVHGKVTLSSGLEADYYIDLRRITLDGEAAPLVGQVMLDLTAELDFDCVGGLTLGADPVATSMLHASAARGQRLDAFVVRKAQKAHGMQRRIEGTDVKGRRCLVVEDTSTTGGSPLTAVEAVREAGGEVVAVATIVDRGAAGAIAEAGLPYLTGYQLTDLDLA, from the coding sequence ATGACTGACGTACGCGCTGACCTGCTCCAGCAGATCAAGGACAAGGCCGTGGTGCACGGCAAGGTGACCCTCTCCTCGGGTCTGGAAGCCGACTACTACATCGACCTGCGCCGCATCACGCTGGACGGCGAGGCCGCGCCGCTGGTCGGTCAGGTCATGCTCGACCTCACCGCGGAGCTGGACTTCGACTGCGTCGGCGGTCTGACGCTCGGCGCCGACCCGGTCGCCACCTCGATGCTGCACGCCTCCGCCGCGCGCGGACAGCGCCTCGACGCCTTCGTCGTGCGCAAGGCGCAGAAGGCGCACGGCATGCAGCGCCGTATCGAGGGGACGGACGTGAAGGGCCGCCGCTGCCTCGTGGTCGAGGACACCTCGACCACCGGCGGCTCCCCGCTGACCGCCGTCGAGGCCGTCCGCGAGGCGGGCGGCGAGGTCGTGGCCGTGGCCACGATCGTGGACCGTGGCGCGGCAGGCGCGATCGCCGAGGCCGGTCTGCCGTACCTCACGGGCTACCAGCTCACGGATCTGGACCTGGCGTAA
- a CDS encoding aldose 1-epimerase, which yields MQTRLTAGDAELTISPEHGCRIESLRIGGTEVLRQGERFGSFPMVPWCGRTENGRFRDGATTHQLPVNAPPHAIHGTVRDLAWNTARVSGTEAVFTCELGDPWPYKGRVTQVFELAEDSLTLRFGVETYDASFPAQAGWHPWFLRNLGKGGRDVELDFAPGWQEERGENHLPTGRRIDPLPGPRDDCFGMPGGVDVTLTWPEELELKVASRAEWVVIYDEQAEAVCVEPQSGPPNGLNTHPRYVTPIDPLEVESVWSWRRL from the coding sequence ATGCAGACGCGACTGACGGCGGGCGACGCCGAGTTGACCATCAGCCCCGAGCACGGCTGCCGGATCGAGAGCCTGCGCATCGGCGGCACCGAAGTGCTGCGCCAGGGCGAGCGGTTCGGAAGCTTCCCGATGGTGCCCTGGTGCGGGCGGACCGAGAACGGCCGCTTCCGCGACGGGGCGACCACGCACCAGCTGCCGGTCAACGCACCGCCGCACGCCATCCACGGCACCGTCCGCGACCTCGCCTGGAACACCGCCCGCGTCTCCGGGACGGAGGCGGTCTTCACCTGCGAGCTCGGGGACCCGTGGCCGTACAAGGGCAGGGTGACGCAGGTCTTCGAGCTGGCCGAGGACTCCCTGACCCTCCGCTTCGGGGTCGAGACGTACGACGCCTCCTTCCCGGCGCAGGCCGGCTGGCACCCCTGGTTCCTGCGCAACCTCGGCAAGGGCGGCCGGGACGTGGAGCTCGACTTCGCCCCCGGCTGGCAGGAGGAGCGCGGCGAGAACCACCTCCCCACCGGCCGCCGGATCGACCCCCTCCCCGGCCCCCGGGACGACTGCTTCGGGATGCCCGGCGGCGTCGACGTCACCCTCACCTGGCCGGAGGAGCTGGAGCTGAAGGTGGCCAGCCGCGCCGAGTGGGTCGTGATCTACGACGAGCAGGCCGAGGCGGTCTGCGTCGAGCCGCAGTCCGGCCCGCCGAACGGCCTCAACACCCACCCGCGGTACGTCACCCCGATCGACCCCCTGGAGGTCGAGAGCGTCTGGAGCTGGCGGCGGCTGTAA